The genomic region GAGAGGGTATTTTTGTGCGACGGTGGGTCAGATGACCGAAGAGATGATCAAGCAGTACCTGGAGCATCACTTTGAGCCGAAGCCGAACGACGATTTCAGGATGGAGCCCGAGTAAGACGCGTCGTTTAGGCGACGCGTATCCGGACTTTCAGTCCGCAATACCTAACCCACCAGCTTTAGCTGGCGGTTGTTGAGTGCGATGAACTCGTATACACGCCCAGAGCCGCTGCGAAGGTCATCATGCAATCCGCGTTGCAATCAGCCATCATGGCATTGTCGCCGCAGCAGTCGCCATGTCCCGCGGGGCTCGACGATGTCGCGCATTCTGGTCCCATGTTCGGGCTAGCGAACGTGACGGGAAGGGCGCCGACGATCAGAGCCACTACGAGCAGTGATGCGAGGACTTTTCGAAGTCCCCTCGCATTGCTAATCGATCGCGCCCAGCCAGAACCCATACCGCGTGAGAC from Betaproteobacteria bacterium harbors:
- a CDS encoding IS200/IS605 family transposase, with translation RGYFCATVGQMTEEMIKQYLEHHFEPKPNDDFRMEPE